The following coding sequences lie in one Serinus canaria isolate serCan28SL12 chromosome 12, serCan2020, whole genome shotgun sequence genomic window:
- the PRKCD gene encoding protein kinase C delta type isoform X1, whose translation MAPFLRISFNSFELGPVQNQGEQLQPFCAIKMKEALTTERGKTLVQKKPTMYPEWKSTFDAHIYEGRVIQIVLMKAAEEPLSEVTVGVSVLAERCKKGNGKAEFWLDLQPQGKVLMAVQYFLEDTDCRQSMREEEGTVTINRRGAIKQAKIHYIKSHEFIATFFGQPTFCSVCRDFVWGLNKQGYKCRQCNAAIHKKCIDKIIGRCTGTAANSRDTMFQKERFNIDMPHRFRVYNYMSPTFCDHCGSLLWGLVKQGLKCEECGMNVHHKCQKKVANLCGINQKLLAEALNQVSQKSTRRSDSGSVESVGIYQDFDKKHKAPGGDTTADNSEYDKLWEVNTTKPVPRTARRKFNIDSFVFHKVLGKGSFGKVLLAELKGKNEFFAIKALKKDVVLIDDDVECTMVEKRVLALAWENPFLTHLYCTFQTKDHLFFVMEFLNGGDLMFHIQDKGRFDLYRATFYGAEILCGLQFLHSKGIIYRDLKLDNVMLDKEGHIKIADFGMCKENVVGDNKASTFCGTPDYIAPEILQGLRYTFSVDWWSFGVLLYEMLIGQSPFHGDDEDELFESIRVDTPHYPRWITKESKDILEKLFERDPAKRLGVTGNIRDHPFFKTINWTALEKREMDPPFRPKVKSASDYNNFDREFLSEKPKLSYSDKNLIESMDQSAFDGFSFINPKFEQILNK comes from the exons ATGGCCCCCTTCCTACGGATATCTTTCAACTCCTTTGAGCTGGGACCTGTGCAGAATCAAGGAGAACAGCTACAGCCTTTCTGTGCTATCAAGATGAAGGAAGCTCTCACTACAG agagaggaaaaactcTGGTTCAGAAGAAACCCACCATGTACCCCGAATGGAAATCGACTTTTGACGCCCACATTTACGAGGGCCGGGTGATCCAGATTGTGCtgatgaaagcagcagaagagccaCTGTCTGAGGTGACTGtgggtgtgtcagtgctggCAGAAAGGTGCAAGAAAGGCAATGGCAAAGCAGAGTTCTGG CTTGACCTTCAGCCTCAGGGGAAGGTGCTGATGGCTGTGCAGTATTTTTTGGAAGATACAG ACTGCAGACAGTCGatgagggaagaggaggggacaGTAACTATCAACAGGAGAGGAGCCATCAAGCAAGCCAAAATCCACTACATCAAAAGTCATGAATTTATTGCCACCTTCTTTGGACAGCCTACATTTTGCTCTGTCTGCAGAGACTTTGTATg ggGACTCAACAAGCAGGGATACAAATGTAGAC AATGCAATGCTGCTATTCATAAGAAATGCATTGATAAAATCATTGGGAGGTGTACTGGTACTGCAGCCAACAGCAGGGACACAATG TTCCAGAAGGAGCGCTTCAACATCGACATGCCGCACCGCTTCCGAGTCTACAACTACATGAGCCCCACCTTCTGTGACCACTGTggcagcctgctctgggggctggtCAAGCAAGGGCTCAAGTGtgaag AATGTGGGATGAATGTGCATCATAAATGCCAGAAGAAGGTGGCAAACTTATGTGGAATAAACCAGAAGTTGCTAGCTGAAGCTTTAAATCAAGTTAGCCAG AAATCTACACGGAGGTCTGATTCTGGATCTGTAGAAAGTGTTGGTATTTATCAAGATTTTGATAAGAAACATAAAGCTCCAGGAGGAGACACAACAG CAGATAACAGCGAGTATGACAAGCTCTGGGAGGTAAACACAACCAAGCCAGTGCCAAGAACTGCAAGGAGAAAATTCAACATAGACAGCTTTGTCTTCCACAAagtgctggggaaaggaagCTTTGGAAAG GTTCTGCTTGCAGAGCTGAAAGGGAAGAATGAATTCTTTGCTATCAAAGCTCTGAAAAAGGACGTGGTGCTAATTGATGATGATGTGGAATGTACCATGGTGGAAAAGAGGGTCCTTGCTCTTGCCTGGGAAAATCCATTTCTCACACATCTTTACTGCACGTTTCAGACAAAG GATCACTTGTTCTTCGTGATGGAGTTCCTGAATGGGGGAGACCTGATGTTCCACATCCAGGACAAGGGGCGGTTCGACCTCTACAGAGCCAC GTTTTATGGAGCTGAAATTTTGTGTGGGCTCCAGTTTCTCCACAGCAAAGGCATTATTTACAG AGACCTAAAACTGGACAATGTGATGCTTGATAAAGAAGGCCACATCAAAATAGCTGATTTTGGAATGTGCAAAGAAAACGTTGTTGGTGACAACAAGGCCAGCACTTTCTGTGGGACCCCCGACTACATTGCTCCCGAG ATCCTGCAGGGTTTGCGGTACACGTTCTCTGTGGACTGGTGGTCCTTTGGGGTGCTGCTCTATGAGATGCTGATTGGCCAgtcccctttccatggggatGATGAAGATGAACTGTTTGAGTCCATCCGAGTGGACACCCCTCACTACCCCCGCTGGATCACCAAGGAATCAAAAGATATCTTGGAAAAG ctctttgaaAGGGATCCAGCAAAACGACTTGGGGTCACTGGGAATATCAGAGACCATCCTTTCTTCAAAACAATCAACTGGACAGCACTAGAGAAGAGGGAGATGGACCCTCCCTTCAGGCCAAAAGTG AAATCAGCAAGTGACTACAACAACTTTGACAGAGAATTTCTGAGCGAGAAGCCAAAACTGTCTTACAGTGACAAAAACCTGATTGAGTCCATGGATCAGTCTGCATTTgatggattttcttttattaaccCAAAATTTGAACAGATCTTGAACAAGTAA
- the PRKCD gene encoding protein kinase C delta type isoform X2 yields the protein MAPFLRISFNSFELGPVQNQGEQLQPFCAIKMKEALTTERGKTLVQKKPTMYPEWKSTFDAHIYEGRVIQIVLMKAAEEPLSEVTVGVSVLAERCKKGNGKAEFWLDLQPQGKVLMAVQYFLEDTDCRQSMREEEGTVTINRRGAIKQAKIHYIKSHEFIATFFGQPTFCSVCRDFVWGLNKQGYKCRQCNAAIHKKCIDKIIGRCTGTAANSRDTMFQKERFNIDMPHRFRVYNYMSPTFCDHCGSLLWGLVKQGLKCEECGMNVHHKCQKKVANLCGINQKLLAEALNQVSQKSTRRSDSGSVESVGIYQDFDKKHKAPGGDTTDNSEYDKLWEVNTTKPVPRTARRKFNIDSFVFHKVLGKGSFGKVLLAELKGKNEFFAIKALKKDVVLIDDDVECTMVEKRVLALAWENPFLTHLYCTFQTKDHLFFVMEFLNGGDLMFHIQDKGRFDLYRATFYGAEILCGLQFLHSKGIIYRDLKLDNVMLDKEGHIKIADFGMCKENVVGDNKASTFCGTPDYIAPEILQGLRYTFSVDWWSFGVLLYEMLIGQSPFHGDDEDELFESIRVDTPHYPRWITKESKDILEKLFERDPAKRLGVTGNIRDHPFFKTINWTALEKREMDPPFRPKVKSASDYNNFDREFLSEKPKLSYSDKNLIESMDQSAFDGFSFINPKFEQILNK from the exons ATGGCCCCCTTCCTACGGATATCTTTCAACTCCTTTGAGCTGGGACCTGTGCAGAATCAAGGAGAACAGCTACAGCCTTTCTGTGCTATCAAGATGAAGGAAGCTCTCACTACAG agagaggaaaaactcTGGTTCAGAAGAAACCCACCATGTACCCCGAATGGAAATCGACTTTTGACGCCCACATTTACGAGGGCCGGGTGATCCAGATTGTGCtgatgaaagcagcagaagagccaCTGTCTGAGGTGACTGtgggtgtgtcagtgctggCAGAAAGGTGCAAGAAAGGCAATGGCAAAGCAGAGTTCTGG CTTGACCTTCAGCCTCAGGGGAAGGTGCTGATGGCTGTGCAGTATTTTTTGGAAGATACAG ACTGCAGACAGTCGatgagggaagaggaggggacaGTAACTATCAACAGGAGAGGAGCCATCAAGCAAGCCAAAATCCACTACATCAAAAGTCATGAATTTATTGCCACCTTCTTTGGACAGCCTACATTTTGCTCTGTCTGCAGAGACTTTGTATg ggGACTCAACAAGCAGGGATACAAATGTAGAC AATGCAATGCTGCTATTCATAAGAAATGCATTGATAAAATCATTGGGAGGTGTACTGGTACTGCAGCCAACAGCAGGGACACAATG TTCCAGAAGGAGCGCTTCAACATCGACATGCCGCACCGCTTCCGAGTCTACAACTACATGAGCCCCACCTTCTGTGACCACTGTggcagcctgctctgggggctggtCAAGCAAGGGCTCAAGTGtgaag AATGTGGGATGAATGTGCATCATAAATGCCAGAAGAAGGTGGCAAACTTATGTGGAATAAACCAGAAGTTGCTAGCTGAAGCTTTAAATCAAGTTAGCCAG AAATCTACACGGAGGTCTGATTCTGGATCTGTAGAAAGTGTTGGTATTTATCAAGATTTTGATAAGAAACATAAAGCTCCAGGAGGAGACACAACAG ATAACAGCGAGTATGACAAGCTCTGGGAGGTAAACACAACCAAGCCAGTGCCAAGAACTGCAAGGAGAAAATTCAACATAGACAGCTTTGTCTTCCACAAagtgctggggaaaggaagCTTTGGAAAG GTTCTGCTTGCAGAGCTGAAAGGGAAGAATGAATTCTTTGCTATCAAAGCTCTGAAAAAGGACGTGGTGCTAATTGATGATGATGTGGAATGTACCATGGTGGAAAAGAGGGTCCTTGCTCTTGCCTGGGAAAATCCATTTCTCACACATCTTTACTGCACGTTTCAGACAAAG GATCACTTGTTCTTCGTGATGGAGTTCCTGAATGGGGGAGACCTGATGTTCCACATCCAGGACAAGGGGCGGTTCGACCTCTACAGAGCCAC GTTTTATGGAGCTGAAATTTTGTGTGGGCTCCAGTTTCTCCACAGCAAAGGCATTATTTACAG AGACCTAAAACTGGACAATGTGATGCTTGATAAAGAAGGCCACATCAAAATAGCTGATTTTGGAATGTGCAAAGAAAACGTTGTTGGTGACAACAAGGCCAGCACTTTCTGTGGGACCCCCGACTACATTGCTCCCGAG ATCCTGCAGGGTTTGCGGTACACGTTCTCTGTGGACTGGTGGTCCTTTGGGGTGCTGCTCTATGAGATGCTGATTGGCCAgtcccctttccatggggatGATGAAGATGAACTGTTTGAGTCCATCCGAGTGGACACCCCTCACTACCCCCGCTGGATCACCAAGGAATCAAAAGATATCTTGGAAAAG ctctttgaaAGGGATCCAGCAAAACGACTTGGGGTCACTGGGAATATCAGAGACCATCCTTTCTTCAAAACAATCAACTGGACAGCACTAGAGAAGAGGGAGATGGACCCTCCCTTCAGGCCAAAAGTG AAATCAGCAAGTGACTACAACAACTTTGACAGAGAATTTCTGAGCGAGAAGCCAAAACTGTCTTACAGTGACAAAAACCTGATTGAGTCCATGGATCAGTCTGCATTTgatggattttcttttattaaccCAAAATTTGAACAGATCTTGAACAAGTAA